TCCCGactcccgacacgttcattactatgcgACAGCTGGAGATCTAATTTTAATATTGTTTCAAttttgcaaatgtcggagagacagacagcaaggtttatacaaatctctgctgttgaaaacaaaatgttaatctaaaagaaatgtgagataatgtctagatgctttttcaAGTTTATATGttgcttggctgggctgatgagacagtggattacacagtcagatggaacagagtaaataggcattttaacatcatagatttagccagtgGCAACTTGTGGAATAGAGATCAgctggaatgcagttttaactaaccaatcagcattcaggattagacctaCCCATGGTATAAATCCCAATACCATGCAgccattgcgagtgtacccatgagtttgCCAGTCAAATTGCCATGATTAGAGGTTCCAAACCCATTCTTTTCATTCTATTTCAATGTGTGCTGGTGCTGCAGGGAGTGGGGCGTTGCCTAGGAGCAACAATGTTTCATAATGTTGTTAATAGTCCATGTTATTGCAAATTAATAAAAaagaaaactgaaatatcacatttacacttccattcaaaagtttggggtcacttagaaatgtccttgttttttaaataaatgcaCATTTGTTGTCGattcaaataacatcaaattgataaaaaatactgtgtagacattgttaatgttgttggaaacggcagatttttatggaatatctacataggcctacagaggcccattatcagcaaccatcactcctctgttccaatggcaccttgtgttagctaatccaagttgatcattttaaaaggctaattgatcattagaaaacccttttgcaattatgttagaacagctgaaaacttttgttctgattaaagaagcaataaaactggccttctttagactaattgagtatctggagtgtcagcatttgtgggtttgattacaggctcaacatggccagaaacaaataactttcttctgaaactcgtcagtctattcttgttctgaaaaatgaaggctattccatgcgagaaattgtcaagaaactgaagatctcgtacaacgctgtgtactactcccttcacagaacagcgcacactgtctctaactagaatagaaagaggagtgggaggccccggtgcacaactgagcaagaagacaagtacattagagtgtctagtttgagaaacagacgtctcacaagtcctcaactggcagctttattaaatagtacccgcaaaacaccagtctcaacgtcaacagtgaagatgcaaccccggaatgctggccttccaggcagagttgcaaagaaaaatccatatctcagactggccaataaaaataaaagattaagatgggcaaaataacacagacactggacagaggaagattggaaaaaagtgttatggacagactaatctaagtttgaggtgttcggatcacaaagaagaaaaTTTGTAAGACGCAgacaaaatgaaaagatgctggaggaccgCTTGACGCCATctttcaagcatggtggaggcaatgtgctGGTCTGGaagtgctttggtggtggtaaagtgggagatttctacagggtaaaagggatttTGAAGAAGGAAAGCTATCACTCCAATTCGCAAAACACCATGCCATACTCTGTGGATGGCACTTAATTGGAGCCAGGGTTCtactacaacaggacaatgacccaaagcacagctaaaaactatgcaataactatttagggaagaagcagtcagctggtatctgtctataatggagtggccagcacagtcaccggatctcaatcctattgagctgttgtgggagcagcttgaccatgTGGTACATAAGAAGTgtccatcaagccaatccaacttgtgggagatGCTTCAGGAGGCATAGGGtcaaatctcttcagattaccacAACAAATTGACATCTAGAATGCCAAAGGCCTGCAAGGATGTAATTGATGCAAATTATTTGACAAAGGCAAAGTTTGAAGgaaacaattattatttcaattaaaaatcattatttatagccttgtcaacatcttgactatatttctaATTCATTTTGCAACTTATTTCATGTGTGTTTttatggaaaacaaggacatttctaagtgaccccaaacttttgatcgGTAGtgtacattagtattcagacccttcactcagtactttgttgaagcacctttggcagcgattacagcctcttgTCTTCTAGGGTATAATTCTACAAGCttaacacacctgtatttggggagtttctcccattcttttctgcaaatcctctcaagctcttgtcagattggatgggaagcgttgctgcacatatattttcaggtctctccagagattttggatcaggttcaagtctgggctttggcagggccactcaaggaaattcagaggCTTGTCCTGAAAGCAGtcatgcattgtcttggctgtgtgcttctgGTCATTGGCCTGTTATaaggtgaacattcgccccagtctgaggacctgagtgctctggagcaggttttcatcaaggatctctctgtactttgctccgttcatctttcccctgatcctgactagtctcccagtccctgccactgaaaacatccccacagcatgatgctgccaccatcaggATTCACTGTAgggccatgtttcctccagatttgacacttggcattcaggccaaatcttggtttcatcagaccagataatcttgtttctcatggtctgagagtcatttaggtgccttttgacaaactccaagcgggctatcatgtgccttttactgaggagtgaatTCCGTcaggtcactctaccataaaggcctgattggtggagtgctttagagatggttgtccttctggaaggctttcccgtctccacagatgaactctggagctctgtcagtgtgatcatcaggttcttgttcaccttcctgaccaaggcccttccccccCGAGTTCTCAGTTATgccgggcggacagctctaggaagagtcttggtgatgccaaacttcttcaatttaagaatgacggaggccactgtgttcttgggtacctttgatgctgcagaatgtttttgatatccttcctcagatctgagcctcaacacaatcctgtctcagagctctacagacaattccttcatcctcatggtttggttatttctctgtcaactgtgggaccttatatagacaggtgtgtgcctttccaaatcatgtccagtcaattgaatttaccacaggcggactccaatcaagttgtagaacatctcaagaatgatcaatggaaacaggatgcacatgagcttaATTTCGAGcatcatagaaaagggtctgaatacttatttaaataaggtatttccgtttattatttgtaataaatgtgcttacatttctataaacctgttttcactttgtcattaaggggtattgtgtgtagatgagggggaaaaaataatttaatccattttagaataagtctgtaatgtaacaaaatgtgtaaaaagtcaagggatctgaatactttccgaatgcactgtatatgacaAATCATGACTCTTAAAAATATTGGTAAGCAAATATACTTTTCACAACAATGTAGTGGCTTACCATCGCGTGACATGCCCACAAGCAGACATTTCTGAAAGCGACAGTACTGGCATTTATTCCGGCTTTTTTTGTGAATCCGACAATGCAGATCACAGTGGTGATACACCAGTTTTAACCTCATGGTTCTTCGGAAGAATCCCTAAGAGAAAGGCAGATAACATGTAGATTGTAGAATCATAAAGCAGCAACAGACTATAATTATTttacagaaaaaaaagaaaaaaaaagtgatcaatggaaacagtggGCTTGATATGAATACAAGGTTTACGGTGTTTATGTGTCAGGGTTAAATCCTTACTAATACATGACCCCCTGGAGGTTAAATAGCAAGacgtttgttttgtttttatgcTCAAATGTGTAACAATGCATTTGTATAGCTCCAAGCAAACACAATAGCCATACATACTGTCAAGCCACCAGAACTTCATTTGGTAGGTCTCAGTCCTACCTTGCAGCCCTCACAGGCATGGACTCCATAGTGGAAGCCTGAGGCCGTGTCCCCACACACTCTGCAGTCAATGTAGAGCAGAGTGCTGGGGTCTGTGTAAGTGGGGGACTTGGAGTGAAGAGTGCGTCTGGACAGGCTGACAACGCTACAGTTGCTAGACCAAAGAGGGGACATGGACTCCTCTTTTAACGAACCTAAACAAAGACAAATGAGAACACAATgagatacagatgtaggatcttcatttgagcctgTTTGCTACAGCTgggaaataatcctgcagcaacaggaaatgtgaattattatgtggattataattaatgaacATTTTTGCAGGGGATGATACATTTTTCACAGGggaatcaagtctgaaatgtcaaactttcaaacttcagaagcctttttaaaccttaaatacactgcatgttttacatttcctgcattgctgGGAAGTTCTCTTGCAGCAGGGTGATCAAACTAAGATCTGCATACATAGCATCACAGGCAAGAGAAAAGACTGTGTGGCAAATTGCTTTAACATAAGATTACCTTTATAGATCATTAAGTTATTACACTTTAGGAAATGCCAGATTTAGTAAAAGTCCCTTACAGTAGACTTACATTGGTACTcactgtatgtgtagttgtatgGGTAGTTGAATGAGTGGATTCTGTGTGGGCTGTGGTTGGATGAGTGATTTCTGTCTGGGCTGTGGTGAAATGACTGGTTTCTGTCTGGTCTGTGGTTAAATGACTGGTTTCTATCTGGGCTGTGGTTAAATGAGTGGTTTATGTCTGGGCTGTGGTTGGATGAGTGATTTCTGTCTGGGCTGTGGTTGAATGAGTGGTTTATGTCTGAGCTGTGGTTGAATGAGTGGTTTATGTCTGGGCTGTGGTTGAATGAGTGGTTTATGTCTGGGCTGTGGTTGAATGAGTGGTTTATGTCTGGGCTGTGGTTGAATGAGTGGTTTATGTCTGGGCTGTGGTTGAATGAGTGGTTTATGTCTGGGCTGTGGTTGAATGAGTGGTTTATGTCTGGGCTGTGGTTGAATGAGTGGTTTATGTCTGGGCTGTGGTTAAATGAGTAGTATCTGTCTGAGCTGTGGTTGAATAAGTGGTTTCTGTCTGGGCTGTGGTGGTGGGGACTGTTGAGGCTGTGCTCCAgggaggagaggtaaaggtggTCCAGGGTTGACAGGGTCTTCATGTCACAACTATTCATCCTGTTGTCCATCTCTGCCAGGTCCAATGTGCCCAGCTCAAAACTCATTATAGGTCACCATCTCTGGATAAGAAGACAACAGTGAAGAGGTCAACTAACAGTATGAATCTCTCAATTTACTATAAATAAAGCTATCAAGGAGACCACAGAAGAGGCAAACCATTCATTACCAGTGCTACTATAAATGGGTGTAATTATTATAACTTCAGCCTCTTAAAACTAAGAAAAACAATTGGACTAATTCTACATTTGCACTAATTTGGATCTATACATTAGATTCAGGGCAAACACAGGAATGCACTTTTCATTCAGCTTATTGCAATGTTTAAGAGATAAGAGAGCGACAACTAACTAAGCGGCCCGCTGGTAGGAACTCTCAGCCCCACAGTAAGTCAACACAACTTTCTGTACTGTACCATTTCAGGACATTTCTCCACTTTCTCACATTAGGTGAGAAAGGTGAACATAGCCACGTTCACTTCAACTCAAAGAAAGACCTTTAGAATTGACAGGTACaactacctctgtctctgtctctgtctctgtctctgtctctgtctctctgtctctgtctctgtctctgtctctgtctctgtctctgtctctgtctctgtctctctctctctgtcacgccttggtcatagtattttgtgttttcgttatatatttggtcaggccagggtgtgacatgggtttaaaatgttgtgtttcgtattggggttttgtaggcattgggattgcggctgagtaggtgtggagcataggtttggctgcctgaggtggttctcaatcagagtcaggtgattctcgttgtctctgattgggaaccatatttaggtagccggggtttcactgtgtatttcgtgggtgattgttcctgtctctgtgttagtgttcaccagacaggctgtataggttttcacgttccgtttgttgttttgtattatatagttatttcatgtatcgtcttttcttcattaaagaacatgagtaaccaccactctgcattttggtccgactctctttcaacaaacaaacgccgttacagaatcacccaccacacacggaccgagtggcgtggtaacaggcagcgacagcaggagcagcaaagggaggacgttatggacagcagaagtatggagtatacgacgtgggaggaaatagacaggttggcggtcgacccagagagagtgccggagcccgcctgggattcgctggagcagtgcgaagagggctataggagaatggagttggagagacaatcACGACGGCGCAGAAGAAAGCCCGTGAGTcaaccccaaaaatgtattggggggggggggctcagggagagagtggcagagtcaggagatagacctgagcaaactctccttgttaatcgtgaggagccaaggaggagaccagaaccagagccggtgttagaggtgagcgaagcagagactgtgaaggagttaatggggaaagtggagtggagagtaatgagggagttgctagcttggtgctttaggtacaagattcgtccgacgtagcgtgtcggggatttgatggcacctgggtcagcgctccatactcgtcctgaggtgcgtgtcagtcggctggtgaaaaatgtgccagcctcatgcactaggcctcctgtgtacctaccttgccttgcacgtcctgtgccagtcctgctctcaggctctccagtacaacttcacggtccagtccatcctgtgccaccttcacataccagtcctccggtggcagctccccgcaccaggcttcctgtgcgtgtcctcgatccagtaccaccagttccagcaccacgcaccaggccttcagtgcgcctcgcctgttcagcgcagccagcgcttcccccctctcctgcgctgccggagtctcccgcctgttcagcgcagccagtgttttcctcctctcctgcgctgtcggagtctcccacctgttcagcgcttccagagccttcctcctctacagcgctgccggagcctcctgcctgttcggaacagccagagctgtcagcctgcatggagcagcctgagctgtcagcctgcatggaggagcctgagctgccagccagcatggagcagcctgagctgtcagtctgcatggagcagccagagctgtcagtctgcatggagcagccagagctgttagtctgcatggagcagccagagctgtcagtctcccctctctccagatgaaatctcgcgtcttgtgacggccggccgcccaacaacctgcccgcttgaccctatcccctcctctcttctccagaccatttctagagaccttctcccttacctcacctcgctcatcaactcatccctgaccgctggctacgtcccttccgtcttcaagagagcgagagttgcaccccttctgaaaaaacctacactcgatccctccgatgtcaacaattacagaccagtatcccttctttcttttctctccaaaactcttgaacgtgccgtccttggccagctctcccgctatctctctctgaatgaccttcttgatccaaatcagtcaggtttcaagactagtcattcaactgagactgctctcctctgtatcacggaggcgctccgcactgctaaagctaactctctctcctctgctctcatccttctagatctatcggctgccttcgatactgtgaaccatcagatcctcctctccaccctctccgagttgggcatctccggcgcggcccacgcttggattgcgtcctacctgacaggtcgctcctaccaggtggcgtggcgagaatctgtctcctcaccacgcgctctcaccactggtgtcccccagggctctgttcttggccctctcctattctcgctatacaccaagtcactcggctctgtcataacctcacatggtctctcttatcattgctatgcagatgacacacaattaatcttctcctttcccccttctgatgaccaggtggcgaatcgcatctctgcatgtctggcagacatatcagtgtggatgacggatcaccacctcaagctgaacctcggcaagacggagctgctcttcctcccggggaaggactgcccgttccatgatctcgccatcacggttgacaactccattgtgtcctcctcccagagcgccaagaaccttggcgtgatcctggacaacaccctgtcgttctcaaccgacatcaaggcggtggcccgttcctgtaggttcatgctctacaacatccgcagagtacgaccctgcctcacacaggaagcggcgcaggtcctaatccaggcacttgtcatctcccgtctggattactgcaactcgctgttggctgggctccctgcctgtgccattaaaccccttcaactcatccagaacgctgcagcccgtctggtgttcaaccttcccaagttctctcacgtcaccccgctcctccgttctctccactggcttccagttgaagctcgcatccgctacaagaccatggtgcttgcctacggagctgtgaggggaacggcacctcagtacctccaggctctaatcaggccctacacccaaacaagggcactgcgttcatccacctctggcctgctcgcctccctaccactgaggaagtatagctcccgctcagcccagtcaaaactgttcgctgccctggccccccaatggtggaacaaactccctcacgacgccaggacagcggagtcaatcaccaccttcaggagacacctgaaaccccacctctttaaggaatacctaggataggataagtaatccctctcacccccccttaagatttagatgcactattgtaaagtgactgttccactggatgtcataaggtgaatgcaccaatttgtaagtcgctctggataagagcgtctgctaaatgacttaaatgtaaatgtaatgtaaatgtctgcatggagcagcctgagctgccaatctgcatggagcagccagagatgccagtctacagggagcagccagagatgtcagtctgcatggagcagcctgagctgtcagtctgcatggagcagccagagctgccagtctgcatggagcagccagagctgccagtctgcacaaagctgccagtctgcatggagcagccagagctgccagtctgcatggagcagccagagctgccagtctgcatggagcagccagagttgtcagtctgcatggagcagccagagctgccagtctgcatggagcagccagagctgccagtcggcatggagcagccagagcagctagatccgccagtcagccatgatcttccagatctgccagtcaaccaaattcttccagatctgccagtcaaccagactcttccagatctgccagtcaaccagaatcttccagatccgccagctagccaggatctgccggagccaactacctgcctgagcttcatctcagtactgggcttcctctcagtactgggcttcctttcagtactgggcttcccctcagtactgggcttcccctcagttctgggcttcccctcagtcccgggcttcccctcagtcccgagctgcccctcagtcccgagctgcccctcagtcccgagctgcctcagtcccgagctgcccctcagtcccgagctgcccctcagtcccgagctgcccctcggtcccgagctgcccctcagtccagtggggttctgggtgaggactattaggccatggtcggcggcgtgggtggattatcccagtacgcgagggggaggaactatgacattaatggaatggggtccacgtcccgagccggagccgccaccatggacagacgcccacccggaccctccctatggttgtgaggtgcgtccgggagtccgcaccttatagtggggggggggggggggggttctgtcacgccttggtcatagtattttgtgttttcgttatatatttggtcaggccagggtgtgacatgggtttaaaatgttgtgtttcgtattggggttttgtaggcattgggattacggctgagtaggggtggagca
Above is a genomic segment from Oncorhynchus gorbuscha isolate QuinsamMale2020 ecotype Even-year linkage group LG10, OgorEven_v1.0, whole genome shotgun sequence containing:
- the LOC124045680 gene encoding peroxisome proliferator-activated receptor gamma-like isoform X1, translated to MSFELGTLDLAEMDNRMNSCDMKTLSTLDHLYLSSLEHSLNSPHHHSPDRNHLFNHSSDRYYSFNHSPDINHSFNHSPDINHSFNHSPDINHSFNHSPDINHSFNHSPDINHSFNHSPDINHSFNHSPDINHSFNHSSDINHSFNHSPDRNHSSNHSPDINHSFNHSPDRNQSFNHRPDRNQSFHHSPDRNHSSNHSPHRIHSFNYPYNYTYSEYQCSLKEESMSPLWSSNCSVVSLSRRTLHSKSPTYTDPSTLLYIDCRVCGDTASGFHYGVHACEGCKGFFRRTMRLKLVYHHCDLHCRIHKKSRNKCQYCRFQKCLLVGMSRDAIRFGRMPQEEREKLLAEFMDVSPRSPESADLRALSRQLCLSYHRHFPLTKSRARAILSGKTHENSPFVIHDMKSLTAGQDFINSRQFPFLEHQRSVLPPQEPAGELELFFFRQVQFRTAEAVREIIEFAKSIPGLTELDINDQVTLLKYGVIEVMLIMLAPLMNKDGTLFAYGQIFMTREFLKSLRKPFCEMMEPKFEFAVKFNVLELDDSDTALFLAVIILSGDRPGLVNVKPIEDLQEAVLQALELQLKTIHPDCPQLFARLLQKMTDLRPLVADHVRLIHLLKKQELETCLHPLLQEIMRDLY
- the LOC124045680 gene encoding peroxisome proliferator-activated receptor gamma-like isoform X2, with protein sequence MSFELGTLDLAEMDNRMNSCDMKTLSTLDHLYLSSLEHSLNSPHHHSPDRNHLFNHSSDRYYSFNHSPDINHSFNHSPDINHSFNHSPDINHSFNHSPDINHSFNHSPDINHSFNHSPDINHSFNHSPDINHSFNHSSDINHSFNHSPDRNHSSNHSPDINHSFNHSPDRNQSFNHRPDRNQSFHHSPDRNHSSNHSPHRIHSFNYPYNYTYSSLKEESMSPLWSSNCSVVSLSRRTLHSKSPTYTDPSTLLYIDCRVCGDTASGFHYGVHACEGCKGFFRRTMRLKLVYHHCDLHCRIHKKSRNKCQYCRFQKCLLVGMSRDAIRFGRMPQEEREKLLAEFMDVSPRSPESADLRALSRQLCLSYHRHFPLTKSRARAILSGKTHENSPFVIHDMKSLTAGQDFINSRQFPFLEHQRSVLPPQEPAGELELFFFRQVQFRTAEAVREIIEFAKSIPGLTELDINDQVTLLKYGVIEVMLIMLAPLMNKDGTLFAYGQIFMTREFLKSLRKPFCEMMEPKFEFAVKFNVLELDDSDTALFLAVIILSGDRPGLVNVKPIEDLQEAVLQALELQLKTIHPDCPQLFARLLQKMTDLRPLVADHVRLIHLLKKQELETCLHPLLQEIMRDLY